The following proteins are co-located in the Motilibacter rhizosphaerae genome:
- a CDS encoding ABC transporter ATP-binding protein, translating to MPVQSSSPGAAVEATGLVKTYKGRGGAVEAVRGVDLRVERGEVFGFLGPNGAGKSTTVRMLTTLLTITSGSARVAGADVTTEPDVARRRIGVALQEAGLDPRQTARELLVLQAQLFGSPAAQAKQRAQELLELVDLTEAADRRIKGYSGGMKRRLDLASALVHQPEVLFLDEPTTGLDPASRLTVWDEVRRINREGTTVFLTTQYLEEADALCGRLAIISAGRIVREGSPRSLKDELRSRRGLDADPTLDDVFLDAVGGTRQRVEGDVQEVRA from the coding sequence GTGCCCGTCCAGTCCTCCAGCCCGGGTGCTGCCGTCGAGGCGACCGGGCTCGTCAAGACCTACAAGGGCCGCGGAGGAGCCGTCGAGGCGGTGCGCGGCGTCGACCTGCGGGTCGAGCGCGGCGAGGTGTTCGGGTTCCTCGGCCCCAACGGTGCCGGCAAGTCGACGACCGTGCGCATGCTCACGACCCTGCTGACGATCACCTCGGGCAGCGCCCGGGTCGCCGGTGCGGACGTCACCACCGAGCCGGACGTCGCCCGGCGGCGCATCGGCGTCGCGCTGCAGGAGGCCGGGCTCGACCCCCGGCAGACCGCGCGCGAGCTGCTCGTCCTGCAGGCCCAGCTGTTCGGCTCGCCCGCCGCCCAGGCGAAGCAGCGCGCGCAGGAGCTGCTCGAGCTGGTCGACCTCACGGAGGCCGCCGACCGCCGCATCAAGGGCTACTCGGGCGGGATGAAGCGCCGGCTCGACCTGGCCTCCGCGCTCGTGCACCAGCCGGAGGTGCTCTTCCTCGACGAGCCGACGACAGGGCTGGACCCCGCGAGCCGGCTGACCGTGTGGGACGAGGTGCGCCGCATCAACCGCGAGGGCACGACGGTCTTCCTCACCACGCAGTACCTCGAGGAGGCCGACGCCCTGTGCGGCCGGCTCGCCATCATCAGCGCGGGCCGGATCGTCCGGGAGGGGAGCCCGCGCTCGCTGAAGGACGAGCTGCGGTCGCGCCGGGGCCTGGACGCCGACCCCACGCTCGACGACGTCTTCCTCGACGCGGTCGGCGGGACGCGGCAGCGGGTCGAGGGCGACGTGCAGGAGGTGCGGGCATGA